The Lonchura striata isolate bLonStr1 chromosome 12, bLonStr1.mat, whole genome shotgun sequence genome includes a region encoding these proteins:
- the PPARG gene encoding peroxisome proliferator-activated receptor gamma produces the protein MVDTEMPFWPLNFGISPVDLSAMDDHTHSFDIKPFTTVDFSSISSPHYEDLPLARADQSSLDYKYDIKLQDCQSAIKLEPPSPPYFSEKVQLYNKPHEEASNSLMAIECRVCGDKASGFHYGVHACEGCKGFFRRTIRLKLIYDRCDLNCRIHKKSRNKCQYCRFQKCLAVGMSHNAIRFGRMPQAEKEKLLAEISSDIDQLNPESADLRALAKHLYDSYIKSFPLTKAKARAILTGKTTDKSPFVIYDMNSLMMGEDQIKCKHVSPLQEENKEVAIRIFQRCQFRSVEAVQEITEFAKNIPGFVNLDLNDQVTLLKYGVHEIIYTLLASLMNKDGVLISDGQGFMTREFLKSLRKPFCDFMEPKFEFAVKFNALELDDSDLAIFIAVIILSGDRPGLLNVKPIEDIQDNLLQALELQLKLNHPESSQLFAKLLQKMTDLRQIVTEHVQLLQVIKKTETDMSLHPLLQEIYKDLY, from the exons ATGGTTGACACAGAAATGCCGTTTTGGCCCCTGAATTTTGGAATCAGCCCCGTGGATTTGTCAGCCATGGATGATCACACACACTCCTTTGACATCAAGCCCTTCACCACCGTTGATTTCTCCAGCATTTCCTCCCCACACTATGAAGATCTTCCCCTTGCCAGAGCTGACCAGTCAAGCCTGGATTATAAATATGATATCAAGCTCCAGGACTGCCAAA GTGCCATCAAGCTGGAGCCTCCTTCCCCCCCCTATTTCTCAGAGAAGGTCCAGCTGTACAACAAACCTCACGAGGAGGCGTCCAACTCGCTGATGGCCATCGAGTGCCGCGTCTGTGGGGACAAAGCCTCGGGCTTCCACTACGGCGTGCACGCCTGCGAGGGCTGCAAG GGCTTTTTCCGAAGAACCATCAGGCTGAAGCTGATTTACGACAGGTGTGACCTGAACTGCCGCATCCATAAGAAGAGCAGGAACAAATGTCAGTACTGCAGGTTCCAGAAGTGCCTGGCTGTCGGGATGTCACACAATG CCATCAGGTTCGGGCGCATGCCGCAGGCGGagaaggagaagctgctggCGGAGATCTCCAGCGACATCGACCAGCTCAACCCCGAATCCGCCGACCTGCGCGCGCTGGCCAAGCACCTCTACGACTCCTACATCAAGTCCTTCCCTCTGACCAAAGCCAAGGCGAGGGCCATCCTGACAGGAAAGACGACAGACAAATCA CCCTTCGTTATTTATGACATGAACTCTTTAATGATGGGAGAAGACCAGATCAAGTGCAAGCACGTGTCCCCGCTGCAGGAGGAGAACAAGGAGGTGGCCATCCGCATCTTCCAGCGCTGCCAGTTCCGCTCCGTGGAGGCTGTGCAGGAGATCACCGAGTTCGCCAAGAACATCCCGGGATTCGTCAACCTCGACCTCAACGACCAAGTGACTCTGCTGAAATACGGGGTCCATGAGATCATTTACACCCTGCTGGCCTCTCTGATGAATAAAGATGGGGTTCTCATATCCGATGGACAGGGGTTCATGACGCGGGAGTTCCTGAAGAGCCTGAGGAAACCTTTTTGTGACTTTATGGAGCCCAAGTTTGAGTTTGCTGTGAAGTTCAATGCACTGGAATTAGATGACAGTGACCTGGCAATATTTATAGCTGTCATTATCCTAAGTGGAG ACCGCCCAGGGCTGCTAAATGTGAAGCCCATTGAAGACATTCAGGACAACCTTTTGcaagccctggagctgcagctgaagctgaACCACCCCGAGTCCTCGCAGCTGTTTGcaaagctgctgcagaaaaTGACGGACCTCAGGCAGATCGTCACGGAGCAcgtgcagctcctgcaggtcaTCAAGAAAACCGAGACGGACATGAGCCTCCATCCTCTGCTACAGGAGATCTACAAGGACTTGTATTAA